One genomic segment of Gossypium arboreum isolate Shixiya-1 chromosome 3, ASM2569848v2, whole genome shotgun sequence includes these proteins:
- the LOC108475234 gene encoding uncharacterized protein LOC108475234, translated as MRDIEYSTGDYVFFKISSWKKVLQFRYKGKLSTRFIGSYRILKCVGPIAYQLELPPEVNRIHDMFHVSMLRRYRSDPPYIVSIEEIEVMPDLTFEREPVQILN; from the coding sequence ATGAGGGACATCGAGTATTCTACAGGTGATTATGTTTTCTTTAAGATATCCTCATGGAAGAAAGTTTTACAGTTTAGatataagggcaagttgagcacTAGGTTCATTGGGTCTTATCGGATTTTGAAATGTGTGGGTCCGATCGCCTATCAattagagctacctccagaggTGAACCGTATTCATGATATGTTCCATGTttccatgttgaggcggtatcggtCTGACCCGCCTTATATTGTTTctattgaggagattgaggtaaTGCCGGACTTGACATTTGAGAGGGAGCCAGTTCAAATTTTGAATTGA